A single region of the Anaeromusa acidaminophila DSM 3853 genome encodes:
- the istB gene encoding IS21-like element helper ATPase IstB yields the protein MITAKQREEVRAEITACCRQMMLSRRIVELCEQEATPKQEEFLHRVLTEEVAAREKSRRQRLMQRAGFPVYKTFEDYDFRGIKFPAALTREELTSCSFVAEKKNLVLFGPVGTGKTHLAIALGVKACEQGLNTKFASVTEMVLRLAEARRAGTLERLVRELQKLDLLILDEWGYVPVDKEGSQLLFRVIADSYESKSLILTTNLEFSKWGSIFTDDQMAAAMIDRLAHHGHLLLFEGESYRMKHALMRQK from the coding sequence ATGATTACTGCCAAACAGCGGGAAGAAGTGCGGGCAGAAATTACAGCGTGTTGCCGTCAGATGATGCTTAGCCGCCGGATTGTTGAACTGTGTGAACAGGAAGCCACTCCAAAACAGGAAGAGTTTTTGCACCGAGTTTTGACGGAAGAAGTTGCGGCCCGGGAGAAAAGCAGGCGACAACGCCTGATGCAACGAGCAGGTTTTCCGGTTTACAAAACTTTTGAAGACTACGACTTTCGCGGCATAAAGTTTCCTGCGGCTCTGACCCGGGAAGAACTCACCAGTTGCAGCTTTGTAGCAGAAAAGAAGAATCTGGTGCTGTTTGGCCCGGTCGGCACCGGAAAAACCCATTTGGCCATCGCTCTTGGCGTCAAGGCTTGTGAGCAGGGCCTCAATACAAAGTTCGCCTCAGTGACGGAGATGGTGCTGCGTCTAGCGGAAGCAAGGCGCGCCGGCACATTGGAGCGGCTGGTACGGGAATTGCAGAAACTGGACCTATTGATTCTGGATGAATGGGGCTATGTACCGGTGGACAAAGAAGGATCGCAGCTGTTATTCCGGGTCATTGCCGACAGTTATGAAAGCAAAAGCCTGATTTTGACGACCAACCTTGAATTCTCCAAGTGGGGCAGCATCTTCACAGATGACCAGATGGCGGCAGCCATGATTGACCGACTAGCCCACCACGGACACCTACTACTGTTTGAAGGGGAAAGCTACCGCATGAAACATGCCCTCATGAGGCAAAAATGA
- a CDS encoding recombinase family protein yields MRKKVEVIPAKQLKELRGLEPTAQTRVCAYCRVSTDNEDQLSSLEAQIKFYSNLIANNPAWEFVGIYADEGISGTNTKKRAEFNKMIDDCMAGKIDMIMTKSISRFARNTLDCLQYVRQLKEKNIAVFFENINAYTRRKPMIRAFVGV; encoded by the coding sequence ATGCGAAAGAAAGTAGAAGTTATACCCGCCAAACAGCTCAAAGAGCTCAGAGGACTTGAGCCGACTGCCCAAACCAGAGTGTGTGCGTATTGCCGGGTTTCAACAGATAACGAAGATCAGCTTAGCTCTTTAGAAGCGCAGATCAAGTTTTACTCCAACCTAATCGCTAATAATCCTGCGTGGGAATTTGTAGGCATTTATGCTGATGAAGGAATTAGTGGCACGAATACTAAAAAGCGGGCAGAGTTTAACAAGATGATTGATGACTGTATGGCGGGGAAGATTGACATGATCATGACAAAATCAATCAGTCGATTTGCGCGCAATACTTTAGACTGCCTTCAGTATGTACGTCAACTGAAGGAAAAGAATATTGCTGTATTTTTTGAAAACATAAACGCCTATACTCGAAGAAAGCCGATGATACGGGCGTTTGTCGGGGTATAG
- a CDS encoding recombinase family protein, translated as MASVPSYPYGYKLNFRGKKEVHEERAAVVRLIYQKYIQGMNRYAITWYLINHKIMRPRGDSCAWQYSMVSKILTDERYLGNDSRYPMILAREIFEAAQDVRQKEKNKAIATRHESCNEKRMYPFSGFIKCGSCDSNYIRGLQRQNSSTRKASWRCRNYRLKNEGKCKASGNIYEEMLEVVCIEAYNKVRRDWIEEKVIPNTKTCLTDADKSLELLIKETIDQMRTADEARLQELQNDLNVLISKRTASDWEAAPLDLTDYATEKIRKHFEKHPLQMTKLDIERFKEVFAEIVALEPGELKLILKNGTEVHRKYKPMRGPVKNAKESRSYTRQTAQRAQRT; from the coding sequence ATGGCATCAGTTCCTTCGTATCCATATGGCTATAAATTGAATTTCCGTGGCAAGAAAGAAGTGCATGAAGAAAGAGCCGCGGTTGTGAGACTGATTTATCAAAAATACATTCAGGGGATGAATCGATACGCAATCACCTGGTATCTAATAAACCATAAAATTATGCGGCCGCGCGGCGACTCCTGTGCATGGCAATACAGCATGGTTTCCAAGATTTTAACGGATGAAAGGTATCTGGGAAATGACAGCCGGTATCCGATGATTCTCGCTCGGGAAATATTTGAGGCGGCCCAAGATGTACGCCAAAAAGAGAAGAATAAAGCGATTGCTACAAGGCATGAAAGCTGTAATGAAAAAAGAATGTATCCATTTTCCGGCTTTATCAAGTGCGGAAGTTGCGACAGCAATTATATAAGAGGATTGCAACGGCAAAACAGTAGTACGAGAAAGGCAAGCTGGCGATGCCGAAACTATAGGCTTAAAAATGAGGGGAAATGTAAGGCGAGCGGTAATATTTATGAAGAGATGCTAGAGGTGGTTTGTATTGAAGCTTACAACAAGGTTCGAAGGGACTGGATTGAGGAGAAAGTTATTCCCAATACAAAAACTTGTTTGACTGACGCGGATAAATCATTGGAGCTATTGATTAAAGAAACAATTGATCAGATGAGGACCGCCGATGAAGCCAGGTTACAGGAACTACAAAACGACTTGAATGTGTTGATTAGCAAGCGGACGGCAAGCGATTGGGAGGCTGCTCCGCTGGATTTAACAGATTATGCAACCGAGAAAATTAGAAAGCATTTTGAGAAGCATCCCCTGCAGATGACAAAACTAGATATCGAGCGGTTCAAAGAAGTATTTGCAGAGATTGTAGCTCTCGAACCAGGTGAGCTGAAGCTGATTCTTAAAAACGGCACTGAAGTACATCGAAAATATAAACCAATGAGAGGACCGGTGAAAAATGCGAAAGAAAGTAGAAGTTATACCCGCCAAACAGCTCAAAGAGCTCAGAGGACTTGA
- a CDS encoding protein NO VEIN domain-containing protein, with protein MIFLNTAWMERYEGLLGNDKEIHGGGSYVEEYGYGHEIFNFQKTQGKVYGYAQPGGFNNLRRLGASEDDDYIDGVLVIFTATHKDGGTYIVGWYKEATFFKDYQKTKLKERKFRDEYIGYYAVANAENATLLSVDERFSFPVIPRRVKGGMGQSNIWYADSAEMLGFKKDVLQHIEKYEKIKSKRSHKSFSRQTDAQAKKKIESIAITEVTREYTERGFIVTSRESENLGWDLEAIHKKTILRIEVKGLSGENISVEITPNEYKKMNDYWESYRLCVVTECTVNPTLHVFSYSSEKNTWLNEDGDELIIDQIISAKCYV; from the coding sequence ATGATTTTTTTGAATACTGCATGGATGGAACGTTACGAAGGTCTATTAGGCAATGATAAAGAAATTCATGGTGGCGGCTCCTACGTTGAAGAATATGGTTATGGGCATGAAATCTTCAATTTCCAAAAAACACAAGGTAAAGTTTATGGGTACGCACAGCCGGGGGGATTTAATAACCTTCGAAGATTGGGTGCAAGTGAAGATGATGACTACATTGATGGCGTTTTGGTGATCTTTACGGCAACACACAAAGATGGCGGAACATATATAGTCGGTTGGTACAAAGAAGCAACGTTTTTTAAGGACTATCAGAAAACAAAACTAAAAGAAAGAAAATTTAGGGATGAATATATTGGATACTATGCCGTTGCCAATGCTGAAAATGCTACGTTGCTAAGTGTTGACGAGAGATTTTCTTTTCCTGTTATTCCAAGAAGAGTAAAAGGTGGTATGGGACAGTCCAATATCTGGTATGCAGATAGTGCTGAAATGTTAGGCTTTAAAAAAGACGTTTTGCAACATATCGAAAAGTATGAAAAAATAAAAAGCAAGAGGTCGCATAAATCTTTTTCGCGCCAAACTGATGCTCAAGCGAAGAAAAAAATTGAGAGTATAGCCATTACGGAAGTTACCAGAGAATATACGGAAAGAGGATTTATTGTAACTTCCCGTGAATCAGAGAATTTAGGTTGGGACTTAGAAGCTATTCACAAAAAAACGATATTAAGGATAGAGGTAAAAGGATTATCTGGTGAAAATATTTCTGTTGAGATAACTCCTAACGAATATAAAAAGATGAATGATTATTGGGAAAGTTATAGGCTGTGTGTTGTAACGGAGTGCACCGTAAATCCAACACTTCATGTGTTTTCATATTCAAGTGAAAAGAATACGTGGCTGAATGAAGATGGTGACGAGTTGATCATTGATCAGATTATTTCCGCTAAGTGCTATGTTTAA
- the istA gene encoding IS21 family transposase, translated as MDQIETIKELQLRGLSPSEIARKLSVDWKTVVKYMQQECYSPKPPVVRLTESKLDPWKPVIDGWLEEDRKTRYKQRHTAKRIFDRLNEECPGFTGSYPIVQRYVKQVREAKKQSPGFLELVWPPGESQVDFGEADFDTLTGRISRKYLCVSFPHSNGGLTQVFGGETAECVCQGLQDIFESIGGVPTRLIFDNATGVGRRIGDQVRLTELFRRFKAHHGFELSFCNPASGHEKGNVERKVGYIRSNLFVPVPYVDDLPIFNRRLLEQGQKLMQKAHYKKQLPEETLFATDRAALLPLPRQRFNVCRYEYARADGYGKVCLDGKHYYSTTPEWAGQSVLIGIRAHTIDILRADGSVLVSHLRSFSSERSDHLDHSTSLALLLKNTGAWRNSGLRSTFSEPLRQTLDEQSRTDLRKSLQLLSTLSDRYGFDTAMQAMEEAVKRGSLNLCDTAVLAARLAGYGLDTPPELGPDLAQYDRLLRVEGGEIQ; from the coding sequence ATGGATCAAATCGAAACGATCAAAGAACTTCAACTGCGAGGATTAAGTCCTTCAGAAATCGCCCGCAAATTATCTGTAGACTGGAAAACTGTTGTCAAATACATGCAGCAAGAATGCTATTCGCCTAAACCGCCAGTAGTTCGCCTCACTGAGTCCAAACTCGACCCATGGAAACCGGTCATCGATGGCTGGTTGGAAGAAGATCGGAAAACACGATACAAGCAGCGGCACACGGCAAAACGAATCTTCGACCGGCTCAATGAGGAATGTCCCGGGTTTACCGGCTCCTACCCGATCGTTCAACGTTATGTGAAGCAGGTGCGGGAGGCTAAAAAACAGTCGCCCGGATTTCTTGAACTGGTCTGGCCGCCAGGTGAATCGCAGGTCGATTTTGGCGAAGCCGACTTCGACACGCTGACAGGACGAATCTCGCGCAAATATCTTTGCGTTTCCTTCCCGCATAGCAATGGCGGTTTGACTCAGGTCTTCGGCGGGGAAACGGCGGAGTGCGTCTGCCAGGGACTGCAGGATATCTTCGAATCCATCGGCGGCGTTCCCACAAGGCTGATCTTTGACAATGCCACCGGCGTTGGCCGCCGGATCGGCGACCAGGTACGATTGACCGAACTGTTCCGGCGGTTCAAGGCGCATCACGGATTTGAGCTGTCGTTTTGCAACCCAGCCTCCGGCCACGAAAAAGGCAATGTGGAACGCAAAGTGGGCTATATCCGGTCCAATCTGTTTGTGCCGGTTCCCTATGTTGACGACTTGCCGATATTTAATCGTCGCCTGCTGGAGCAAGGGCAAAAGCTGATGCAAAAGGCCCACTACAAAAAGCAACTGCCAGAAGAGACTCTGTTTGCGACCGACAGGGCGGCGCTTTTGCCGCTGCCGCGCCAGCGATTCAATGTATGCCGTTATGAATACGCGCGGGCGGATGGTTACGGCAAGGTCTGTCTGGATGGAAAACATTACTACTCCACTACGCCGGAATGGGCCGGACAAAGTGTTTTAATCGGCATTCGGGCCCACACCATCGACATTCTGCGTGCGGACGGTAGTGTGCTGGTCAGTCATCTTCGCAGTTTTTCCAGCGAGCGCAGTGACCATCTTGATCACAGCACCAGCTTGGCTCTGCTGCTCAAGAATACGGGAGCCTGGCGAAACAGCGGACTACGCAGTACCTTTTCGGAGCCTTTGAGGCAAACCTTGGATGAACAAAGCCGCACCGACCTCAGAAAGAGCCTGCAACTCTTGTCCACATTGTCGGATCGTTACGGATTTGACACTGCAATGCAGGCGATGGAAGAAGCCGTGAAACGCGGCAGCCTGAATTTGTGCGATACAGCAGTGCTGGCGGCAAGACTTGCTGGGTATGGGCTGGATACGCCTCCGGAACTGGGGCCGGATCTTGCGCAGTATGACCGACTGCTTCGGGTCGAAGGCGGTGAAATACAATGA